One Nicotiana sylvestris chromosome 12, ASM39365v2, whole genome shotgun sequence genomic window carries:
- the LOC138883952 gene encoding uncharacterized protein, which yields MTQAIVKPDITGHFELKQYTDDTFPLFTDWEAKEWLNKELTNSIRTWDDLARKFLIKFFPTKKSKVLRSQILGFEQRAGETLYQAWERYKKMLRDYPRHCQTDEVLGHTFVDGLDDASKVNLDSACGGSCMARPYSEIQILLNNFTANDNNWQSEGDSRKAVKQKLAGLLELDEVSAMRADITKLANQMTRMTMHQPQTMQHVQQMTICCQLCGDSHMSDMCPTNPESIYYVGQHNRGPPNQHAQYGNSYNPNWRNHPNFSWGGNQQNQNQHRPQGNFNQPQTPPQQMEESTNDLLNKLLIDNQQLRTDFRNLERQMG from the exons atgactcaggctattgtgaagcctgacATCACTGGGCACTTTGAGCTGAAACAATATACG gaTGACACTTTTCCCCTTTTCACTGATTGGGAAGCTAAGGAGTGGTTGAATAAAGAGCTAACAAATTCAATCCgcacctgggatgatctggcgaggaaattcttaatcaaattTTTCCCCACTAAGAAATCAAAGGTATTGAGGAGTCAAATTCTTGGGTTTGAACAACGAGCGGGCGAGACACTGTATCAAGCATGGGAAAGGTACAAGAAGATGCTCAGAGACTATCCTCGTCATTGCCAGACGGACGAGGTATTGGGTCACACTTTTGTAGATGGGTTAGATGACGCTTCAAAGGTGAATCTTGATTCCGCTTGTGGGGGTAGTTGCATGGCCAGACCGTACAGTGAAATCCAAATCTTGCTGAATAATTTCACTGCTAATGATAATAACTGGCAAAGTGAGGGTGATTCACGAAAGGCAGTTAAGCAAAAATTAGCTGGGTTACTTGAGTTAGACGAAGTGTCAGCCATGAGAGCCGATATTACAAAGCTGGCCAATCAGATGACTAGGATGACAATGCATCAACCACAAACAATGCAACACGTACAACAGATGACTATTTGCTGCCAACTCTGTGGCGACAGTCATATGAGTGATATGTGCCCCACGAATCCAGAATCTATCTATTATGTGGGGCAACATAACAGAGGTCCGCCGAATCAGCATGCACAATATGGGAATTCTTACAatccaaattggaggaatcatcccaACTTCTCATGGGGTGGAAATCAGCAAAATCAAAATCAGCATAGACCCCAAGGGAATTTCAATCAGCCTCAGACACCACCCCAACAAATGGAAGAAAGTACCAATGATCTGCTAAACAAGttgttgattgacaatcagcAACTCAGGACCGACTTCAGAAATCTTGAAAGGCAAATGGGGTAG